A section of the Pseudophryne corroboree isolate aPseCor3 chromosome 11, aPseCor3.hap2, whole genome shotgun sequence genome encodes:
- the LOC134968663 gene encoding mucin-2-like, with product MEYTRHSPCCYPSCPSDKPYLEEVNMECVAVCGCYDHMGKYYKPGDKVISCNNCETCECTTGGINCSYNVNDCYCEYNGVIYAYNQTIYTSYVGNGHCLIAVCGINGTISITNYTCISLTTPSTTQSVTTESSTSSTVSSTAPTTTTCVCYFQGRPYKPDTIIYRTENDHRGCTSVTYCTKTCEIKTYELPCTPKTISTTQISSTTSVTLTSTTQSTSTRSSSTSTAKPSTNTRTTTTSTPITTTSTATTTLTTPSTTTITTTITPTTTSTATTTSTTPSTTTRPTTTSTPTTTTSTATTTFTTTSTTTGTTTKPTTTTGTATTTSTTPSTTTRPTTSSTPPTTTSTATTTSTTPSTTTIPTTTSTPTTSTSTAISTSTTQSTTTRPTTTSTPITTTSTATTTSTTPSTTTTTPTTTTSTATTTSTTPSTTTIPTTTSTPTTTTSTATSTSTSPSTTTGTTTTPTTTTSTATTTSTTPSTTTRPTTTSTPTTSTSTETTTSTTPSTTTITTTSTPTTTTSTATTTSTTPSTTTRPTTTSTPTTATSTATTTSTTPATTIISTTTSTPTTTTSAATSTSTTSSTSTGTTTTPTTTTGTATTTSTTPSTSTRPTTSSTSLTTTSAATTTSTTATTTITTTTPPTTTSIATTTSTTPSTTTGTTTTVTATTTSTTPSTTTRPTTTSTPTTTTSIATTTSTTLSTTTIPTTTSTPTTSTSTATSTSTTPSTTTRPTTTSTPTTATSTATTTSTTPSTTIISTTTSTPTTSTSTATSTSTTPSTTTGTTTTPTTTTTGTATTTSTTPSTTTRPTTTSTPTTATSTATTTSTTPSTTIISTTTSTPTITTSTATSTSTTSSTSTGTTTTPTTTTGTATTTSTTPSTSTRPTTSSTSLTTTSTATTTSTTPATTTRPTTTSTPITTTSTASTTPSTTPVTTSTTKPTTSTATTRTTTQLTTTITSSTSTETTHFTSIKATNHSTPAKHPTEVTTIIVSTCQLIFLTPLDNFFHICLPAVAYSCVPL from the exons ACTGTTACTGCGAATACAATGGCGTAATATATGCATACAATCAAACAATCTACACAAGCTATGTCGGGAATGGACACTGCTTAATTGCTGTGTGTGGAATCAATGGTACAATTTCCATCACTAACTACACTTGTATATCGTTGACGACACCCAGTACAACTCAAAGTGTAACAACAGAATCATCTACAAGTAGCACAGTCTCTTCTACAGCTCCGACTACAACTACATGTGTCTGTTACTTCCAAGGACGCCCATATAAACCTG ATACTATAATATATAGAACCGAAAATGACCACAGAGGCTGCACATCTGTAACTTACTGCACTAAGACATGTGAAATTAAAACTTATGAATTACCATGTACACCAAAAACAATCAGCACTACACAAATTAGTTCCACAACATCAGTCACTTTAACATCAACAACACAATCCACATCTACTAGATCTTCAAGTACCAGCACAGCAAAACCATCCACAAATACCAGAACTACTACCACTAGCACACCAATAACTACCACTAGTACTGCAACTACTACATTGACAACACCATCCACAACTACCATTACTACTACTATCACACCAACTACCACTAGTACTGCAACTACTACATCTACAACACCGTCCACAACTACCAGACCTACTACTACTAGCACACCAACAACTACCACTAGTACTGCAACTACTACATTTACAACAACATCCACGACTACTGGAACTACTACAAAACCAACTACTACAACTGGTACTGCAACTACTACATCTACAACACCATCCACAACTACCAGACCTACTACTAGTAGCACACCACCAACTACCACTAGTACAGCAACTACTACATCTACAACACCATCAACAACTACCATACCTACTACTACTAGCACACCAACAACTTCTACTAGTACTGCAATTAGTACATCTACAACACAATCCACAACTACCAGACCTACTACTACTAGTACACCAATAACTACCACTAGTACTGCAACTACTACATCTACAACACCATCCACAACTACTACTACGCCAACAACTACCACTAGTACTGCAACTACTACATCTACAACACCATCAACAACTACCATACCTACTACTACTAGCACACCAACAACTACCACTAGTACTGCAACTAGTACATCAACATCACCATCCACAACTACCGGAACTACTACAACACCAACAACTACAACTAGTACTGCAACTACTACATCTACAACACCATCCACAACTACCAGACCTACTACTACTAGTACACCAACAACTTCCACTAGTACTGAAACTACTACATCTACAACACCATCCACAACTACCATAACTACTACTAGCACACCAACAACTACCACTAGTACTGCAACTACTACATCTACAACACCATCCACAACTACCAGACCTACTACTACAAGCACACCAACAACTGCCACTAGTACTGCAACTACTACATCTACAACACCAGCAACAACTATTATATCTACTACTACTAGCACACCAacaactactactagtgctgcaacTAGTACATCTACAACATCATCCACAAGTACCGGAACTACAACAACACCAACGACTACAACTGGTACTGCAACTACTACATCAACAACACCATCCACATCTACAAGACCTACTACTAGTAGTACATCATTAACTACCACTAGTGCTGCAACTACTACATCTACAACAGCCACAACTACCATAACTACTACTACACCACCAACTACCACTAGTATTGCAACTACTACATCTACAACACCATCCACAACTACCGGAACAACTACAACTGTTACTGCAACTACTACATCTACAACACCATCCACAACTACCAGACCTACTACTACTAGCACACCAACAACTACCACTAGTATTGCAACTACTACATCAACAACACTATCAACAACTACCATACCTACTACAACTAGCACACCAACAACTTCTACTAGTACTGCAACTAGTACATCTACAACACCATCCACAACTACCAGACCTACTACTACTAGTACACCAACAACTGCCACTAGTACTGCAACTACTACATCTACAACACCATCAACAACTATTATATCTACTACTACTAGCACACCAACAACTTCTACTAGTACTGCAACTAGTACATCTACAACACCGTCCACAACTACCGGAACTACTACAACACCAACAACAACTACAACTGGTACTGCAACTACTACATCTACCACACCATCCACAACTACCAGACCTACTACTACTAGTACACCAACAACTGCCACTAGTACTGCAACTACTACATCTACAACACCATCAACAACTATTATATCTACTACTACTAGCACACCAACAATTACTACTAGTACTGCAACTAGCACATCTACAACATCATCCACAAGTACCGGAACTACAACAACACCAACGACTACAACTGGTACTGCAACTACTACATCAACAACACCATCCACATCTACAAGACCTACTACTAGTAGTACATCATTAACTACCACTAGTACTGCAACTACTACATCTACAACACCAGCCACAACTACCAGACCTACTACTACTAGTACACCAATAACTACCACTAGTACTGCATCTACAACACCATCCACAACTCCCGTAACTACTAGCACAACAAAACCAACCACCAGTACTGCGACTACTAGAACTACAACACAACTGACAACTACTATAACATCATCCACTAGTACAG AAACAACACATTTCACATCGATCAAAGCAACAAATCACTCCACTCCGGCTAAACATCCGACTGAAGTAACCACAATAATTGTGAGTACCTGTCAACTGATTTTTCTTACACCACTTGATAACTTCTTTCATATTTGTTTGCCAGCAGTTGCATATTCCTGTGTTCCTTTATga